GCTCCAAGCCATTAAGGATTCCAGTGTTGATTACCTCATTTTCACATCTTCCTCGACGGTATACGGTGATGCGAAGAAGATACCTACACCGGAGGATTACGCACCTCTCGAACCAATAAGCGTTTACGGCGGGGCAAAACTGGCTGCTGAGGCCTTGATAAGTGGTTATGCTCACATATTCGGCTTTAGAGCCCTGATTTTCAGGCTGGCGAACATAATCGGGAAGAGGTCAAACCATGGAGTTATATACGACTTCATAAACAAACTCAGGAGGAACCCGGAGGAGCTCGAAATACTTGGGGACGGAACCCAGAGGAAGAGCTACCTCCACGTGAGCGACACCGTCGAGGGAATCCTCCACATCTTTGAGCACTTTAAGGGTGAAGGCAAGATCTACGATGTTTACAATCTGGGGAGTGAAGATTGGATAACGGTGAGGGAGATAGCTGAGATAGTGAGTGAAGAAATGGGCCTAAACCCGAGGTTCAAGTTCACCGGAGGCGTTGATGGGGGAAGGGGATGGAAGGGAGATGTTAAGCTGATGCTCCTTGATATATCGAAGGCAAAGTCAACTGGATGGAGGCCGAGGATGAACAGCTATGAAGCCGTGAGGAAAACTGTGAGAGAGCTTTTGGAGGAACATTAGTACTTTTACCTTATTCTTTGAAAAGCAAAATCCTGAGGCTCAACTCGGAGTAGTTGTTACAATAAGAATTGGTAATCTCTCTGCGGCATATCTATAAATTGGATCTGAGAATTTATAAACTCCAATCTCATCCTTAACTACGATGAATAACTCTTTAGTCAAGGCATCTAGGAGTCTGCTAAGGGTGTCTTTTGGAATTCCTGTCTTTTCTAATTCTCCCCATGTAGCGCCGTAAACCAGTCTCTTAATAACTTCTCGGGCTTTGGGGCTTCTCCCTTCTAAGAAGTGCTCCAACTCCTTTAAAGCCTCGTTCACAGCCTTCTCAAATACCCTTTGCAAGGACTCTTCATGACTTGTCCTGAGGCAACGTCTGAGTCCATAGAGGTTCAACCAGCCAGGCAGAGTTCCAAGCCTCCAAATTGTCTCCTGAATTTCCCTCTGAGTGACATTAACATCACACTGCTCAAACCCTTTCCTTAGGAATTCCGCTGCTACCCATTCGGGCCAGGGTGAGAGAAGTATCTCAATTGGTGGCCTTCCGTAAAGACTGTCTTTGTGAGTGGCTTCGAACAGCTTTTTAACAACACCAGCATAGGAACCTGTAAATATCACCAATAGGGAATCATTTTCATTAAATGCCGTGGCTAGGGCTTTTAGGAAGTTGTTCACGCCTTGTTTCACGTTTTGAACTTCATCAAGAATTAGTATTGTGTCCTTTAGGGCAAAAAGAGCATCTTCCAAAGCGTTTTTAGCAGCTGCATTTTCTCTAAGTTTTACACTAGCACTAACGTCTCTGGCAGAAAAAGAGACTTCTGCAATGTATTTTGATAGTGCATCAAGAATTGACTTTGGTAATCTGCTGAGTATCTTCTCTGTGGCTTGCCGAGAAGTTTCAGCATTCCGTAAGTCAACAAAGATTACATTATACTTCATTTCTTCTGCAAAAGCATTGGCACCTGCCCATGCTAAGCTGGTCTTTCCCGCCATTCTTGGCCCAAGAACTGCCACCCAGCTTTTAGCATGAAGAGCGTTTATTAGCTTATTTAACTCCTCAGAACGTCCAAATAAGCTTTCTTTATCTTTTCTTGGCCTCTGATCAAAAATGAGATGCCTCTTCTGGACTTTCTCCTTCTCATTAAGGGTACTCCCCGAACCAGTTCGGGGGGTAGTCTTTATAACATTTGTGTAGTTCAGTAAAAGGCTTAAATTTGATTAACCACTTAGCTCGCTTGGTAAATTTCCCTTGACTCTGCACGCGGAATAATGTAATGAACTTCAAAGCCTAAATCTTCTTCATCGAGAGTTTTTACTTCATTTGGAATGATTTTCTTGGCTCTAGGTGACTCTTGTCCGGGCCTGTAGAAGAATGATGTAGCTTTCTGAGTCCTTGGTCTTTTCTGGAGCGAGGTCTTTTGGGATTAAGTCTCTGCGGTAAATGTTGAGTTTTGGAATTAGGTTGAGTTTCCACAGGTCGTAGATTCCTCTTGAGGTTCTTTCGCCAAGGTACCCTTCATATAAGGGGGATATCTTGCGAAGTTCATTCCAAAGTCCAAGAAAGCCCATTTCTGTTTCCTCAGTCACTTTTTCATTTCCTCCAAACCTTTTCTTGCAATATTTATTGAGGCGGCGGAGGGTGTTCCCTGTGGGAACCCCCACCCTCCAGGGCGGGGAGGAGGTCAGTTGTTTATCTCTTGGAGGAGTACACTTCTATGGCCACGTCAATTCCTGTTCGCTGTTTGATTTCCTTGAGAAATTGCACAGTGGAATTTCCATCACCAGGCATTATTACACCAAAGCCATTCCCTATTTCAATAACTCCAGCATCTTTAGGAAGAAGCTTCTCCAAACGGTCAATCTTAGCGGGAATACGCAAGTTACTAATGTCAATTCCCTTCTGCAGGAGAAATACAACTACAGCTGGTAATAAGGTGCTCCAAGTGAGCCTTGGAGATCTTCCCCATCTTTTTCCACCAACAATCTCGAGCTTCCACCACGTTTCGTCGAGTTTCACATACACACTTAATGGACGCTTACCTTTCAAGTCCACATAAAGAAGCTCATCGATTGTTGGAGCATTAAGTGTACTTACTGGTATCCCAATAACCTCTAGAGTTTTTATTCTCCCTGGGGGCTCATTTATTGGTAGTGTTGAGCCTGTGTTATCTTCTTTCTGTTTAGGACCTTTCTCTAGAGGAATTTCAACAAGTCTCTCTTGGAGATTGGTTACGCTTAGGATTCTCTCCTTGGATAACCACGACAGTCTTTTGATACCTTCTTCTAAAGGAAGGCGTTCTAGGTCTATGATAATGAGAAGTCTGTCTCTTAACTTCTTCTTTGGCTCGAATGCATTAATCACAACCCACTGGATGCCATTGGTGAGTATTCCAAGCTGGACACCATCGCTGAAGCAGTATTTCCCAAGTTGGTTAAGTGCATTGTAGTCTGATATTACATTTACGCCTAGACTTTTGGCTTCAACATATGCTACACAATCACCATTGATATAGAGAGCATAATCAACTCTACCTCCATCTTCAGTACTCACCTCTGGAATCACGTCTTCGGGGTTGAAGATATCCCACCCCAATGCACTTAAAATTGGAAGTATAAGGTGTTGTTTTGTGGCTTCTTCATTAGAATGATAAAGACTAGTCCGAGAATGTGCTATATCCAGAACCTTTTTAATTGTCCTCTCTACTGGGATTTTTTCACGCATGATGAACCACCCCCTAAACCCTAATTTCTTTGACTTTTCTTTTTTCAAGTCTCGCCCTTCAGGGCAGGGAGGAGGTCAGATTTGAGTAAGTATTCCTATCGAATATAACATTGGTGTTCTCGAGCAAGGGAACAAGTTAGATGAGCTGAAAACTATCTTGTATGAAGTCTTTGAGTTTTACCTTGAAAAATATTTTGGGCTTTCTCATGAAATCGCTCATCAATTAGCTCTTGATCTTGAGAAGATTGTTGAGAACTTATTGAGGAAAGTGTAATAATTTTGCATTATGGTGATTTTAAGTTATCAAATGGAGAGTAATCATTGTACAGTGGCCAGGAACTTGCTATATATTTTGCTTGAGAATTTCTAATGCCAAGATTTCAAGGAATCCTGGTTTCAAGAGCTTCATGGGGGTGATTGTTTGCATTTTGAGGAAGTTGTTGGTAGGTGTCCATATTGCGGTTCTTCCAAGCTGATTTATGACTATGAACGTGGTGAGATCTTCTGCGCAGTTTGTGGAAGCGTTGTAACACAGGACATTATTGATCTTGGCCAGGAGTGGCGTGCTTTTGATGTTTCTCAGAGGAATAAGCGTTCTAGAACTGGTGCTCCTGAAAGCATTCTTATCCACGATAAGGGTCTCTCCACGAACATTGGGAGTGATAAGAATGTTAGTGGCTTAATGAGAGAGAAGATGTATCGCTTAAGGAAGTGGCAGTCCCGGTTGAGAGTTGGCGATGCTACCGACCGTAACCTTGCCTTCGCCCTTACCGAGCTTGACAGGATTACTTCACAGCTTAAGCTTCCAAGATACGTTAAAGAAGAAGCCGCTCGTCTCTATAGGGAGGCGGTGAGAAAGGGTTTGATTAGAGGACGTTCGATTGAGAGCGTTATCGCTGCTTGTGTCTATGCTGCCTGTAGACTTTTAAAAATACCTAGAACTCTTGACGAGATTGCTGACATTGCAAGGGTTGACAAGAAAGAGATTGGAAGGAGCTTTAGGTTTATTGCAAGGAATCTTAACTTGACTCCAAAGAAGCTCTTTGTCAAGCCAACGGATTATGTCACCAAGTTTGCTGACGAGCTTGGCTTAAGCGAGAAAACTAGGAGAAGGGCTGTTGAAATTCTCGAAATGGCTTACAAGTTAGGCATTACAAGTGGTAAGAGCCCTGCTGGGCTTGTTGCTGCCGCATTGTACATTGCTTCCCTTCTTGAGGGTGAGAAGAGAACGCAGAGAGAAGTTGCAGAAGTTGCGAGGGTTACTGAAGTGACCGTCAGAAACAGGTACAAGGAATTAGTGGAAAAGCTTGGCCTAAAGATAATGATCTGACTTTTCTTTATTATGTTTATGGATGAAAATAGTGTTCTACGCTTCACGCGCAGATCAAGGCTTTCATGGTGACGCGGAAGTTGAGTCTATCGAGTATTTCACTAACGTGGACGAGATTCTTAAAAAGTACAGTACTGAGTTGTTTCTTACTCCAGAGG
This is a stretch of genomic DNA from Pyrococcus sp. ST04. It encodes these proteins:
- a CDS encoding transcription initiation factor IIB, with amino-acid sequence MHFEEVVGRCPYCGSSKLIYDYERGEIFCAVCGSVVTQDIIDLGQEWRAFDVSQRNKRSRTGAPESILIHDKGLSTNIGSDKNVSGLMREKMYRLRKWQSRLRVGDATDRNLAFALTELDRITSQLKLPRYVKEEAARLYREAVRKGLIRGRSIESVIAACVYAACRLLKIPRTLDEIADIARVDKKEIGRSFRFIARNLNLTPKKLFVKPTDYVTKFADELGLSEKTRRRAVEILEMAYKLGITSGKSPAGLVAAALYIASLLEGEKRTQREVAEVARVTEVTVRNRYKELVEKLGLKIMI
- a CDS encoding ATP-binding protein → MKTTPRTGSGSTLNEKEKVQKRHLIFDQRPRKDKESLFGRSEELNKLINALHAKSWVAVLGPRMAGKTSLAWAGANAFAEEMKYNVIFVDLRNAETSRQATEKILSRLPKSILDALSKYIAEVSFSARDVSASVKLRENAAAKNALEDALFALKDTILILDEVQNVKQGVNNFLKALATAFNENDSLLVIFTGSYAGVVKKLFEATHKDSLYGRPPIEILLSPWPEWVAAEFLRKGFEQCDVNVTQREIQETIWRLGTLPGWLNLYGLRRCLRTSHEESLQRVFEKAVNEALKELEHFLEGRSPKAREVIKRLVYGATWGELEKTGIPKDTLSRLLDALTKELFIVVKDEIGVYKFSDPIYRYAAERLPILIVTTTPS
- a CDS encoding NAD-dependent epimerase/dehydratase family protein, yielding MILVTGGAGFIGSHLVDALVEKGYKVRVLDDLSAGSLDNLKNSIDRIEFIKGDMRNFETVKEAVEGVEVVFHLAANPEVRISSQSPELLYETNVLITYNLLQAIKDSSVDYLIFTSSSTVYGDAKKIPTPEDYAPLEPISVYGGAKLAAEALISGYAHIFGFRALIFRLANIIGKRSNHGVIYDFINKLRRNPEELEILGDGTQRKSYLHVSDTVEGILHIFEHFKGEGKIYDVYNLGSEDWITVREIAEIVSEEMGLNPRFKFTGGVDGGRGWKGDVKLMLLDISKAKSTGWRPRMNSYEAVRKTVRELLEEH
- a CDS encoding type I restriction endonuclease, whose protein sequence is MREKIPVERTIKKVLDIAHSRTSLYHSNEEATKQHLILPILSALGWDIFNPEDVIPEVSTEDGGRVDYALYINGDCVAYVEAKSLGVNVISDYNALNQLGKYCFSDGVQLGILTNGIQWVVINAFEPKKKLRDRLLIIIDLERLPLEEGIKRLSWLSKERILSVTNLQERLVEIPLEKGPKQKEDNTGSTLPINEPPGRIKTLEVIGIPVSTLNAPTIDELLYVDLKGKRPLSVYVKLDETWWKLEIVGGKRWGRSPRLTWSTLLPAVVVFLLQKGIDISNLRIPAKIDRLEKLLPKDAGVIEIGNGFGVIMPGDGNSTVQFLKEIKQRTGIDVAIEVYSSKR